The uncultured Methanobrevibacter sp. genome has a segment encoding these proteins:
- a CDS encoding acyltransferase, with product MAVKKDRIFYYDFLRAFAIIAVIICHVDFYFGPVALPTEEILRTTFHDIGRIGVPIFLMISGALLLNRDYPSLGDFLKRRFARIIYPFIFWMILITLTNFYFHKPYSYMWNVFIGNPSIMWYFWTLIGIYLAIPLINVFIREYGEKGCKYFLAIWFIFLILNTFNLYPLFPYFKLDYFAGFIGYPVLGYYLSTKQFKYSNRKMWIIGLIILIVSLAVFVYADRTYGFSTLTLMYQNIIIAFMGIGMYVLIEYLDKENKFNSIKNNFIGKAISSISLCSYGMFFSHVIVIMFMSKINPHSTLLFPLMFIATIFLSWLLPYIFSKIPYIQKVSGA from the coding sequence ATGGCAGTCAAAAAAGATAGAATATTTTACTACGACTTTTTAAGGGCATTCGCAATCATAGCCGTGATAATCTGTCATGTTGACTTCTATTTTGGCCCAGTTGCTCTTCCAACTGAAGAAATCCTAAGAACAACCTTCCATGACATTGGAAGAATAGGTGTTCCGATATTTTTGATGATCAGTGGAGCCCTACTTTTAAATAGAGATTATCCCAGCCTCGGAGACTTTCTGAAAAGAAGATTTGCCAGAATAATCTATCCGTTTATCTTCTGGATGATATTAATCACACTGACAAATTTCTATTTCCACAAGCCATACTCCTACATGTGGAACGTATTCATTGGAAATCCTTCCATAATGTGGTATTTCTGGACTTTGATTGGAATCTATCTGGCCATACCACTGATTAACGTTTTCATTAGGGAATATGGTGAAAAAGGCTGTAAATATTTCTTAGCTATCTGGTTCATATTTCTAATACTGAACACATTTAACCTATATCCACTATTTCCATACTTTAAACTTGATTACTTTGCAGGATTTATCGGTTATCCTGTTTTAGGTTATTACCTGTCTACAAAACAGTTCAAATACAGCAACAGAAAGATGTGGATAATCGGACTGATAATTCTCATCGTTTCACTGGCCGTTTTCGTATATGCTGATAGAACCTATGGATTTTCAACACTTACCCTGATGTATCAGAATATCATCATCGCATTCATGGGAATCGGAATGTATGTGCTTATCGAATACCTCGACAAGGAAAACAAATTCAACTCAATTAAAAACAATTTTATAGGAAAAGCAATCAGTTCAATAAGCCTCTGCAGCTATGGAATGTTCTTCTCACATGTCATCGTAATCATGTTCATGTCAAAAATCAATCCTCATTCCACATTACTGTTCCCATTGATGTTTATTGCAACTATATTCCTATCCTGGCTGCTCCCATACATATTCAGCAAGATACCATATATCCAAAAAGTCAGTGGAGCATAA